A part of Melittangium boletus DSM 14713 genomic DNA contains:
- a CDS encoding ABC transporter ATP-binding protein codes for MARLEIQSLTKSFGDTRVIKGVDLRIEDREFCVFLGPSGCGKSTLLRLIAGLEEATSGEIRLDGQAITDLPPAKRNLAMVFQSYALYPHMSIRENMSFSLKLAKADQKLIDEKVGRAARILELEPLLDRKPGALSGGQRQRVAIGRAIVREPRIFLFDEPLSNLDASLRVQMRLEIARLHQELKATMIYVTHDQVEAMTLADKVVIFNAGNIEQAGAPQELYRRPANRFVAGFLGMPQMAFLDATRTGSTLTLANGSGITQPPGLTAVAEGSRVTVGVRPEQLALGQAGQGTLDGRVEMIERLGSEAYAYLSVPQLGRVTVRCDGDVGSIEGTTASVVLNPERVHVFDANGVAIHHPTFS; via the coding sequence ATGGCACGTCTCGAAATCCAATCCCTGACCAAGTCCTTCGGTGACACGCGAGTCATCAAGGGCGTGGACCTGCGCATCGAGGACCGCGAGTTCTGCGTCTTCCTGGGCCCCTCCGGCTGCGGCAAGTCCACCCTGCTGCGCCTCATCGCCGGCCTGGAGGAAGCCACCTCGGGCGAGATCCGCCTGGACGGGCAGGCCATCACGGACCTTCCCCCGGCCAAACGCAACCTGGCCATGGTGTTCCAGTCCTATGCGCTCTACCCGCATATGAGCATCCGGGAGAACATGTCCTTCTCCTTGAAGCTGGCCAAGGCGGACCAGAAGCTCATCGACGAGAAGGTGGGTCGCGCCGCGCGCATCCTGGAATTGGAGCCGCTGCTGGACCGCAAGCCGGGAGCGCTCTCCGGCGGCCAGCGCCAGCGCGTCGCCATCGGCCGCGCCATCGTCCGCGAGCCGCGCATCTTCCTGTTCGACGAGCCCCTGTCCAACCTGGACGCCTCCCTGCGCGTGCAGATGCGCCTGGAGATCGCCCGGCTGCACCAGGAGCTCAAGGCGACGATGATCTACGTCACCCACGATCAGGTCGAGGCGATGACCCTGGCCGACAAGGTGGTCATCTTCAACGCGGGCAACATCGAGCAGGCCGGCGCCCCGCAGGAGCTCTACCGCCGCCCCGCCAACCGCTTCGTCGCGGGCTTCCTCGGCATGCCGCAGATGGCCTTCCTGGACGCCACCCGGACGGGCTCGACCCTGACCCTGGCCAACGGCAGCGGCATCACCCAGCCTCCGGGCCTGACCGCCGTCGCCGAGGGCAGCCGCGTGACGGTGGGCGTCCGTCCGGAACAGCTCGCGCTGGGCCAGGCGGGACAGGGAACGCTGGACGGCCGCGTGGAGATGATCGAACGGCTGGGCAGTGAGGCCTATGCCTACCTCTCCGTGCCACAGCTGGGGCGCGTCACCGTGCGCTGCGACGGAGATGTGGGCTCGATCGAGGGCACGACGGCCTCCGTCGTCCTCAATCCCGAGCGCGTCCACGTCTTCGACGCCAACGGCGTCGCCATCCACCATCCCACCTTCAGCTGA
- a CDS encoding carbohydrate kinase family protein, which produces MTRLIAFGEALVDMLSSRLGTSSAQETFTPYAGGAPANVAVACARLGVPSLFVGMLGRDRFGDFILDELSSHGVDVSHVARTGEAKTALAFVSRDASGERRFDFYRPPSADLLYRPEHLPANLFDSESILHLCSNTLTEEAITATTFAVAERAAAAGALISVDANIRANLWPGHRVDTARVTALLDQAQLIKLAREELDLLRGAASEESYLQARLASGAALIVITDGGEPVTAVTAHGQLRVTPPKVQVVDTTAAGDAFIGGLLSRLVDARLTRGTLSTWTADEARMRESLEFATRCGAFTVTRPGSYAALPRRDDLAALRS; this is translated from the coding sequence ATGACGCGCCTCATCGCCTTCGGCGAAGCCCTGGTCGACATGCTGTCCAGCCGACTGGGCACCTCCAGCGCGCAGGAAACCTTCACGCCCTATGCGGGGGGGGCTCCGGCCAACGTGGCCGTGGCCTGCGCGCGGCTGGGCGTACCGAGCCTCTTCGTCGGCATGCTGGGGCGCGACCGCTTCGGGGACTTCATCCTCGATGAATTGTCCTCGCACGGCGTGGACGTGAGCCACGTGGCGCGCACCGGCGAGGCGAAGACCGCCCTGGCCTTCGTCTCCCGGGACGCGTCCGGGGAGCGCCGCTTCGACTTCTACCGGCCTCCCTCGGCGGACCTGCTGTACCGGCCCGAACACCTGCCCGCGAACCTGTTCGACTCCGAGTCCATCCTCCACCTGTGCTCGAACACGCTGACGGAGGAGGCCATCACTGCCACCACCTTCGCGGTGGCGGAGCGCGCGGCGGCGGCCGGGGCGCTCATCAGCGTGGACGCCAACATCCGCGCCAACCTGTGGCCGGGCCATCGCGTGGATACGGCCCGCGTCACCGCGCTGCTCGACCAGGCCCAGCTCATCAAGCTGGCGCGCGAGGAGTTGGACCTGCTGCGCGGAGCGGCCTCCGAGGAGAGCTATCTCCAGGCCCGTCTGGCGTCCGGGGCGGCGTTGATCGTCATCACCGACGGAGGCGAGCCCGTGACCGCGGTGACGGCGCACGGTCAGCTCCGGGTGACACCGCCGAAGGTCCAGGTCGTCGACACCACGGCGGCGGGAGATGCCTTCATCGGCGGCCTGCTCTCGCGCCTGGTGGACGCGCGGCTCACCCGTGGCACCCTCTCCACCTGGACCGCCGACGAGGCCCGGATGCGCGAGTCCCTGGAGTTCGCCACGCGCTGCGGAGCCTTCACGGTGACCCGGCCAGGCTCCTACGCGGCGCTGCCCCGGCGCGACGACCTGGCGGCACTCCGCTCCTGA
- a CDS encoding ABC transporter substrate-binding protein translates to MKRMYPVVTSLVGLGLLFGAGAAGAATTLTIGTVNNGDMVRMQSLAKVYEDRHPDVLLNWLVLDENTLRQRLTTDITTGGGQFDIITIGAYEAPMWGRQKWLMPLESFSPTYDVDDLMPNVRKQLSVDGTLYALPFYSEGSITYFRKDLFAAKGLNMPAEPTWSEIRGFAEKLHDPAHGMYGICLRGKAGWGENIAIITTVVNAYGGRWFDEKWEPQLDTPEWHQAVNFYVDLLSTFGPPGPSSNGFNENLTLFNAGKCAMWVDASVAGAFVTDKTQSLVPDKVGFVKAPRAVTDKGSSWLWTWSLAVPASSRQKQAAFEFIQWATSKEYGDLVAQRYGISAMPPGTRLSTYTNPDYLANTPFARVTQEAIQTANPDSPTLKPVPYTGVQFATIPEFQAIGSMVGRQISGALAGFGRVDEVLHTSQGAARRTMKRAGYYDTK, encoded by the coding sequence ATGAAGAGGATGTATCCCGTCGTCACCTCCCTCGTGGGGCTCGGCCTGCTGTTCGGGGCCGGCGCCGCCGGGGCCGCCACCACGCTGACCATCGGTACCGTCAACAACGGCGACATGGTCCGCATGCAATCCCTGGCGAAGGTGTACGAAGACAGGCATCCGGACGTGCTGCTCAACTGGCTCGTGTTGGACGAGAACACACTGCGCCAGCGGCTCACCACGGACATCACCACCGGGGGTGGCCAGTTCGACATCATCACCATCGGCGCCTACGAGGCCCCCATGTGGGGCCGCCAGAAGTGGCTGATGCCGCTGGAGAGCTTCTCGCCCACGTATGACGTGGACGACCTCATGCCCAACGTGCGCAAGCAGTTGAGCGTGGACGGTACCCTGTACGCCCTGCCCTTCTACTCCGAGGGCTCCATCACCTATTTCCGCAAGGACTTGTTCGCCGCGAAGGGGCTGAACATGCCCGCGGAGCCCACGTGGAGTGAGATCCGCGGCTTCGCCGAGAAGCTGCACGACCCCGCCCACGGCATGTATGGCATCTGCCTGCGAGGCAAGGCGGGCTGGGGCGAGAACATCGCCATCATCACCACGGTGGTGAACGCCTACGGAGGCCGCTGGTTCGACGAGAAGTGGGAGCCCCAGCTCGACACGCCCGAGTGGCACCAGGCGGTGAACTTCTACGTGGATCTGCTGTCGACCTTTGGCCCGCCGGGCCCGAGCAGCAACGGCTTCAACGAGAACCTGACGCTCTTCAACGCGGGCAAGTGCGCCATGTGGGTGGACGCGAGCGTGGCGGGCGCCTTCGTCACCGACAAGACCCAGAGCCTGGTGCCGGACAAGGTGGGGTTCGTCAAGGCACCCCGCGCGGTCACCGACAAGGGCAGCTCGTGGCTGTGGACCTGGTCCCTCGCGGTGCCCGCGAGCTCGCGCCAGAAGCAGGCCGCGTTCGAGTTCATCCAATGGGCCACGTCCAAGGAGTACGGCGACCTCGTGGCGCAGCGCTATGGCATCTCCGCCATGCCTCCGGGCACGCGGCTGTCCACGTACACGAACCCGGACTACCTCGCGAACACGCCCTTCGCCCGCGTCACCCAGGAAGCCATCCAGACGGCCAATCCCGACTCCCCCACGCTCAAGCCCGTGCCGTACACCGGCGTGCAGTTCGCCACCATCCCCGAGTTCCAGGCCATCGGCAGCATGGTGGGCCGGCAGATCTCCGGAGCGCTCGCGGGCTTTGGCCGCGTGGACGAAGTGCTGCACACCTCGCAAGGGGCGGCGCGGCGCACCATGAAGCGCGCGGGCTACTACGACACGAAGTGA
- a CDS encoding sensor histidine kinase produces MKRKLFSVCAGMLFLGWVAHCLCFGVTRPVVALALLCWSASFLLLGVAVGTRRMPPWASGILAGLVSISAVTAIIHATGGPTSPYFVTLACTPLMVAMFTPDSRAPTLGTIAAMSGAVVVLNLLARVPSREFLPQALIFSLIGGLGLYGGRTYRRLRESERLAQEDRLLALEQLAESERKRRRAEAERAEMERRLQLGQLASGVAHGVNNPLAFVKSNLNYLEQELAAVDKPSDIRELRELLGETRQGVLRIQRIVADLRYFSREGATAEEQGSPREAMEEARRRALGHMHSLGEVLLDVPDELPPVRLGQQHLMQVLLNLLLNAAEAVEGTKPRRPALIRLRARRTPSDVRVEVEDNGPGIPSDVLPRLFEPFFTTKAPGRGSGLGLTLCQEYVARVGGSLTAENRPEGGARFVLTLNQAAEPASRS; encoded by the coding sequence GTGAAGAGGAAGCTCTTCTCCGTCTGCGCGGGAATGCTCTTCCTGGGATGGGTGGCCCACTGCCTGTGCTTCGGCGTCACCCGGCCCGTCGTGGCCCTGGCGCTGCTGTGCTGGAGCGCGAGCTTCCTGCTGCTCGGCGTGGCCGTGGGCACGAGGAGGATGCCGCCGTGGGCGTCTGGAATCCTGGCGGGGCTGGTGTCCATCAGCGCGGTGACGGCGATCATCCACGCCACGGGCGGTCCCACGAGCCCCTACTTCGTCACGCTCGCGTGCACCCCCCTCATGGTGGCCATGTTCACCCCGGACTCCCGGGCGCCGACGCTGGGGACGATCGCGGCGATGTCCGGCGCGGTGGTGGTGCTCAACCTGCTCGCCCGGGTGCCCTCCCGGGAGTTCCTTCCCCAGGCGCTCATCTTCAGCCTCATCGGGGGCCTGGGGTTGTATGGCGGGAGGACCTACCGGCGGCTGCGCGAGTCGGAGAGGCTGGCCCAGGAGGACCGGCTCCTGGCGCTCGAGCAACTGGCCGAGAGCGAACGGAAGCGCCGGCGCGCCGAGGCCGAACGCGCGGAGATGGAGCGGCGGCTGCAGCTGGGACAGCTCGCCTCGGGGGTGGCCCACGGGGTGAACAACCCCCTGGCCTTCGTGAAATCCAACCTGAACTACCTGGAGCAGGAGCTGGCGGCGGTGGACAAACCCTCCGACATCCGGGAGCTGCGCGAGTTGCTGGGCGAGACACGCCAGGGCGTGCTGCGCATCCAGCGGATCGTCGCGGACCTGCGCTACTTCTCGCGCGAGGGGGCCACCGCCGAGGAGCAGGGCTCCCCCCGGGAAGCCATGGAGGAGGCACGGCGCCGGGCGCTCGGACACATGCACAGCCTGGGCGAGGTGCTCCTGGACGTCCCCGACGAACTGCCTCCGGTGCGGCTGGGCCAGCAACATCTGATGCAGGTGCTGCTCAACCTGCTGCTCAACGCGGCGGAGGCGGTGGAGGGAACGAAGCCCCGGCGCCCGGCACTCATCCGGTTGCGGGCCAGACGCACTCCCAGTGACGTCCGGGTCGAGGTGGAAGACAACGGACCGGGCATCCCCTCGGATGTCCTGCCCCGGCTCTTCGAGCCCTTCTTCACCACCAAGGCGCCGGGAAGGGGCAGCGGGTTGGGCCTCACGCTGTGCCAGGAGTACGTCGCCCGGGTGGGAGGCTCGCTCACGGCGGAGAACCGCCCCGAGGGCGGCGCCCGCTTCGTGCTCACCCTGAATCAGGCCGCCGAGCCCGCTTCGAGGAGCTGA
- a CDS encoding mannitol dehydrogenase family protein: MHTLDQAHLSSLPSTVVRPGYDRSKVRAGIAHIGVGGFHRAHEAIYTDRALARPGQEGWGLCGINLLPHDAAMAAAMKKQDGLYTVSEMAPDGSHVSRVVECMVEYLYAPDSPEAVLAKLSHPDIRIVSLTITEGGYLIDEHGTFNLKHPAVAHDLAHPGSPQGVFGYLVEALARRRAAGVKPFTVMSCDNLRHNGSQAKRAVVAFAKARDPELAAWIEREVAFPNGMVDRITPATDNAARQKLRDLTQVDDAAPVICEDFIQWVLEDNFPNGRPEWDAVGVMFTQDVSPYEDAKIRLLNATHTMLSYPAYLSGLRKVDDALHDPLFFGYLRGFLDHDAGVWLKSLPGLDIPSYKDKLLERFGNRAVGDQLARLCMDGGSKISGFVLPTLHPILANNRPYHRIAFFLAAYDRYLKGTDEKGEPHTLNEPNARHLLEPVIKSDSPMTLIQLKEVVGTQIPAHPGFVELYLKLRKQIDEQGVVATLKSLDASRESPPSAQA, from the coding sequence ATGCACACTCTCGATCAGGCCCACCTCTCCAGCCTGCCCTCCACCGTCGTCCGCCCCGGCTATGACCGGAGCAAGGTCCGCGCGGGCATCGCCCACATCGGCGTGGGCGGCTTCCACCGCGCGCACGAGGCCATCTACACCGACCGCGCCCTCGCCCGGCCCGGCCAGGAGGGCTGGGGCCTCTGTGGCATCAACCTGCTGCCCCATGACGCCGCCATGGCCGCGGCCATGAAGAAGCAGGACGGCCTCTACACCGTGAGCGAGATGGCGCCGGACGGCTCCCACGTCTCGCGCGTCGTCGAGTGCATGGTGGAATACCTCTACGCTCCGGACAGCCCGGAGGCGGTGCTCGCGAAGCTGAGCCACCCGGACATCCGCATCGTCTCGCTGACCATCACCGAGGGCGGCTACCTCATCGACGAGCACGGGACGTTCAACCTCAAGCACCCCGCCGTCGCGCATGACCTGGCCCACCCCGGCTCACCCCAGGGCGTGTTCGGCTACCTCGTGGAGGCGCTGGCGCGCCGCCGCGCCGCGGGCGTGAAGCCCTTCACCGTCATGTCCTGCGACAACCTGCGCCACAACGGCTCCCAGGCCAAACGCGCCGTGGTGGCCTTCGCCAAGGCGAGGGATCCGGAGCTCGCCGCGTGGATCGAGCGCGAGGTCGCCTTCCCCAACGGCATGGTGGACCGCATCACCCCGGCGACGGACAACGCCGCCCGGCAGAAGCTGCGCGACCTGACCCAGGTGGACGATGCCGCCCCGGTCATCTGCGAGGACTTCATCCAGTGGGTGCTGGAGGACAACTTCCCCAACGGCCGCCCCGAGTGGGACGCCGTGGGCGTGATGTTCACCCAGGACGTGTCGCCCTACGAGGACGCGAAGATCCGCCTGCTCAACGCGACCCACACCATGCTGTCCTACCCAGCCTATCTGTCGGGCCTGCGCAAGGTGGACGACGCGCTGCACGATCCGCTCTTCTTCGGCTACCTGCGCGGCTTCCTGGATCATGACGCGGGCGTGTGGCTCAAGTCCCTGCCGGGGCTCGACATCCCCTCCTACAAGGACAAGCTGCTCGAGCGCTTCGGCAACCGCGCCGTGGGCGATCAACTCGCGCGGCTGTGCATGGATGGCGGCTCGAAGATCTCCGGCTTCGTCCTGCCCACCCTGCACCCCATCCTCGCCAACAACCGCCCGTACCACCGCATCGCGTTCTTCCTCGCCGCCTACGACCGCTACCTCAAGGGCACGGACGAGAAGGGCGAGCCCCACACGCTCAACGAGCCCAACGCGCGCCACCTGCTCGAGCCAGTCATCAAGAGCGATTCGCCCATGACGCTCATCCAGCTCAAGGAGGTCGTCGGCACGCAGATTCCAGCGCACCCGGGCTTCGTGGAGCTGTACCTCAAGCTGCGCAAGCAGATCGACGAGCAGGGCGTGGTCGCCACGCTCAAGTCGCTCGACGCATCGCGCGAGTCCCCTCCCTCCGCCCAGGCCTGA
- a CDS encoding carbohydrate ABC transporter permease, translating into MSEARHPSRAGRLTASPAIIMLFAWMIVPLVMTLYFSTQYYNLLYPGKTKFVGLENFTYFFTYPSFLTSLVNTLLLVGSVLVITVVLGVLISVLVDARFPGQGIVRMLLISPFFIMPTVSALVWKNLLMNPVSGLFAWLFQLVGLTPINWFSDWPLLSIILIVAWEWLPFAILIFVTSLQSMDQEQKEAAQMDGATPVAVFRHLTLPHLARPIAVVVMVESIFLLNIFAEIFTTTGGGPGDATTNLPFLIFTQALLEFDVGAASAGGLVAVVLANLVAVFLIRLIGKSLTEA; encoded by the coding sequence ATGAGCGAAGCCCGCCATCCCAGCCGCGCCGGACGCCTCACCGCGTCTCCGGCGATCATCATGCTGTTCGCATGGATGATCGTGCCGCTGGTCATGACGCTGTATTTCTCCACCCAGTATTACAACCTGCTCTACCCGGGCAAAACGAAGTTCGTGGGTCTGGAGAACTTCACCTACTTCTTCACCTACCCGAGCTTCCTGACGAGCCTCGTCAACACGCTGCTGCTGGTGGGCAGCGTGCTCGTCATCACCGTGGTGCTGGGCGTGCTCATCAGCGTGCTGGTGGACGCGCGTTTCCCGGGCCAGGGCATCGTGCGCATGCTGCTCATCTCGCCCTTCTTCATCATGCCCACGGTGAGCGCGCTGGTCTGGAAGAACCTGTTGATGAACCCCGTGTCGGGGCTCTTCGCGTGGCTGTTCCAGCTCGTGGGCCTCACGCCCATCAACTGGTTCTCCGACTGGCCCCTCTTGTCCATCATCCTCATCGTCGCGTGGGAGTGGCTGCCCTTCGCCATCCTCATCTTCGTGACGTCCCTGCAGTCCATGGATCAGGAGCAGAAGGAAGCCGCGCAGATGGACGGCGCCACGCCCGTGGCCGTCTTCCGCCACCTGACGCTGCCGCACCTGGCGCGGCCCATCGCGGTGGTGGTGATGGTGGAGTCCATCTTCCTGCTCAACATCTTCGCGGAGATCTTCACCACCACGGGCGGCGGCCCCGGCGACGCCACCACCAACCTGCCCTTCCTCATCTTCACCCAGGCCCTGCTCGAGTTCGACGTGGGCGCGGCCAGCGCGGGCGGCCTCGTCGCCGTGGTGCTCGCCAACCTGGTCGCCGTCTTCCTGATCCGCCTGATCGGCAAATCCCTCACCGAGGCTTGA
- a CDS encoding NAD-dependent epimerase/dehydratase family protein — MTLDSPPPLVLLGCGDTLTRLALAEAPRGRRVLAVTRDAPRREALSHAGVHLLALERALASSAGAHVVVSIPPDAGLDPLIAGELVRTGPARLVYLSSTGVYGGARGPVDEDTPVAPDAPNARGRLDAEALYRPLGGMPLRIAGIYGPGRGLHERLRAGTLRLPESGGGRISRVHVDDLAEAIRVVLERGTPGQTYCVADDRPATQVETTSWLCARLGLPLPPTVPLASLHPSLRGDRAISNARLKALGWRPRYPDFIAGFSALLDAEAEEGLSVR, encoded by the coding sequence ATGACCCTGGATTCCCCACCTCCGCTTGTCCTGCTCGGCTGTGGCGACACCCTGACGCGGCTGGCGCTCGCGGAGGCCCCGCGAGGACGCCGCGTGCTGGCGGTGACCCGTGACGCCCCCCGCCGCGAGGCGCTGTCCCACGCGGGTGTTCACCTGCTGGCGTTGGAGCGGGCCCTGGCCTCCAGCGCGGGGGCTCACGTGGTGGTGTCCATTCCTCCGGATGCGGGACTCGACCCCCTGATCGCCGGGGAGTTGGTGCGCACCGGGCCCGCCCGGCTCGTCTATCTGTCCTCCACGGGCGTGTACGGGGGCGCGCGAGGACCCGTGGACGAGGACACGCCCGTGGCGCCCGATGCCCCCAATGCCCGGGGACGGCTCGACGCGGAGGCCCTCTACCGGCCGCTCGGAGGGATGCCGCTGCGCATCGCGGGCATCTATGGTCCCGGCCGGGGCCTGCACGAGCGTCTGCGCGCGGGGACCCTCCGCCTTCCCGAATCCGGTGGCGGCCGCATCAGCCGCGTCCACGTGGACGACCTGGCCGAGGCCATCCGCGTGGTGCTCGAGCGCGGGACGCCGGGACAGACGTACTGTGTCGCGGATGATCGGCCCGCCACCCAGGTGGAGACGACGAGCTGGTTGTGCGCGCGTCTGGGCCTGCCGTTGCCTCCCACCGTCCCCCTGGCGTCACTGCACCCGTCGCTCCGGGGTGACCGCGCCATCTCCAACGCCCGGCTCAAGGCGCTGGGGTGGAGGCCTCGCTACCCGGACTTCATCGCCGGTTTCTCGGCCCTCCTGGACGCGGAGGCAGAAGAAGGCCTTTCCGTCCGCTGA
- a CDS encoding carbohydrate ABC transporter permease produces the protein MPDLKKRRRVTETIRAICAWLVALIVFFPIFWMVLTSFKTELGAFSMPPEFLFTPTLENYREILERNNYLHFAWNSLVTSGGATLLGMLVAVPAAYSFAFHPSQRTQGTLMWMLSTKMLPGVGVLVPIYLLARASGLLDSRILLVIVFALVNLPIMVWMIYTYFRDIPRDILEAARMDGATTAQEIYRVLLPVSRGGLASTALLALILNWNEAFWSLNLTTTKAAPLSALVASFASPEGLFWAKLSAISTLACAPILILGWGSQKQLVRGLTFGAVK, from the coding sequence ATGCCCGACTTGAAAAAACGCCGCCGGGTCACCGAGACGATTCGAGCGATCTGCGCCTGGCTCGTCGCCCTCATCGTCTTCTTCCCCATCTTCTGGATGGTGCTCACCAGCTTCAAGACGGAGCTGGGCGCCTTCTCCATGCCCCCCGAGTTCCTCTTCACGCCCACGCTGGAGAACTACCGGGAGATCCTCGAGCGCAACAACTACCTGCACTTCGCCTGGAACTCGCTCGTCACCAGCGGCGGCGCCACGCTCCTGGGCATGCTCGTGGCGGTGCCGGCGGCCTACTCGTTCGCCTTCCACCCCAGCCAGCGCACCCAGGGCACCCTCATGTGGATGCTGTCCACCAAGATGCTGCCCGGAGTGGGCGTGCTGGTGCCCATCTACCTGCTCGCGCGCGCCTCGGGCCTGCTCGACTCGCGCATCCTGCTCGTCATCGTGTTCGCGCTCGTCAACCTGCCCATCATGGTGTGGATGATCTACACCTACTTCCGCGACATCCCCCGGGACATCCTGGAAGCCGCGCGCATGGACGGCGCCACCACCGCCCAGGAAATCTACCGCGTGCTCCTGCCGGTGAGCCGCGGAGGCCTGGCCTCCACCGCGCTCCTGGCGCTCATCCTCAACTGGAACGAGGCCTTCTGGTCCCTCAACCTGACCACCACCAAGGCCGCGCCGCTCAGCGCCCTGGTCGCCTCGTTCGCCAGCCCCGAAGGCCTCTTCTGGGCCAAGCTCTCCGCCATTTCCACCCTCGCCTGCGCTCCGATCCTGATACTGGGCTGGGGCTCTCAGAAACAACTCGTCCGCGGCCTGACCTTCGGCGCCGTCAAGTAA
- a CDS encoding DEAD/DEAH box helicase — MNTASETIPTFEQLGLGPDLVEALGALGYEEPTPIQRAALPPLIAGKDLLGIAATGTGKTAAFSLPLLQRLGTPGKREPFSTSALVLVPTRELAMQVAEAIHRYGQKMGVSVLPLYGGQPIGQQLRVLKRGVDVIVATPGRALDHLKRQSLLLESLRTVVLDEADEMLDMGFAEDLEAILDATPEERQTALFSATLPPRIASIAERHLRSPVHVKIAKEKLAAGAGPRVRQTAYIVPRPFKAATLGRVLDVEGPTAAIVFCRTRTEVDELTVSLNGRGWRAQALHGGMDQSQRDRVLKQFKTHAVELLIATDVAARGLDIEKLSHVVNYDVPNAPEAYVHRIGRTGRAGREGVAITLAEPREHRLLRNIEKLTGQKIELATVPTVADLRARRLELVRASLREALVAGELDSYRSVVESLASEFDMVDVATAAVKLLHDAQVEGQEEEDEEIPLVPPPSERPARGPRGAPRTGERPAPTGARPDTRPDTRRSPKRRADPDENFDMARLFIGVGRQAGVRPSDLVGAIAGEAGVEGKRIGAIQIGDTYSLVEVPEPLADQIITALRQATLRGRKAQVRRDRS, encoded by the coding sequence GTGAACACTGCTTCAGAGACCATTCCCACCTTCGAACAACTGGGCCTCGGCCCTGATCTCGTGGAGGCGCTCGGCGCGCTCGGCTACGAGGAGCCCACCCCCATCCAGCGCGCCGCCCTGCCCCCCCTCATCGCGGGCAAGGATCTGCTCGGCATCGCCGCCACCGGCACCGGCAAGACGGCGGCCTTCTCCCTGCCCCTGCTGCAGCGCCTGGGGACTCCGGGCAAGCGCGAGCCCTTCTCCACGTCCGCGCTCGTGCTCGTGCCCACGCGCGAGCTGGCCATGCAGGTGGCCGAGGCCATCCACCGCTACGGCCAGAAGATGGGCGTGAGCGTGCTGCCGCTCTACGGCGGCCAGCCCATCGGGCAGCAGCTGCGCGTGCTCAAGCGCGGCGTGGACGTCATCGTGGCCACGCCCGGCCGCGCGTTGGATCACCTCAAGCGCCAGTCGCTCCTGCTCGAGTCCCTGCGCACCGTGGTGCTCGACGAGGCGGACGAGATGCTGGACATGGGCTTCGCCGAGGACCTGGAGGCCATCCTCGACGCCACCCCCGAGGAGCGGCAGACGGCGCTCTTCTCCGCCACCCTGCCCCCGCGCATCGCCTCCATCGCCGAGCGCCACCTGCGCTCGCCCGTGCACGTGAAGATCGCCAAGGAGAAGCTGGCGGCGGGCGCCGGGCCGCGCGTCCGGCAGACGGCCTACATCGTCCCGCGCCCCTTCAAGGCCGCCACGCTCGGGCGCGTGCTGGACGTGGAGGGCCCCACCGCCGCCATCGTCTTCTGCCGCACCCGCACGGAAGTGGACGAGCTCACCGTGTCCCTCAACGGCCGGGGCTGGCGCGCCCAGGCGCTGCACGGCGGCATGGATCAGAGCCAGCGGGATCGCGTGCTCAAGCAGTTCAAGACCCACGCGGTGGAACTGCTCATCGCCACGGACGTGGCCGCGCGCGGATTGGACATCGAGAAGCTGTCCCACGTCGTCAACTACGACGTGCCCAACGCCCCCGAGGCCTACGTGCACCGCATCGGCCGCACGGGCCGCGCCGGGCGCGAGGGCGTGGCCATCACCCTGGCCGAGCCGCGCGAGCACCGGCTCTTGCGCAACATCGAGAAGCTCACCGGCCAGAAGATCGAACTGGCCACGGTGCCCACCGTGGCGGACCTGCGCGCGCGCCGTCTGGAGCTCGTGAGGGCCTCCCTGCGCGAGGCCCTGGTGGCCGGGGAGCTGGACTCCTACCGCTCCGTGGTGGAGAGCCTCGCCTCCGAGTTCGACATGGTGGACGTGGCCACCGCCGCGGTGAAGTTGCTGCACGACGCCCAGGTGGAGGGACAGGAGGAGGAGGATGAGGAGATCCCGCTCGTGCCGCCCCCCTCGGAGCGGCCCGCCCGGGGACCCCGGGGCGCCCCGCGCACCGGAGAGCGCCCGGCCCCCACGGGAGCACGGCCCGACACCCGGCCCGACACCCGGCGCTCCCCCAAGCGCCGCGCGGACCCCGACGAGAACTTCGACATGGCGCGCCTGTTCATCGGCGTGGGCCGGCAAGCCGGCGTGCGGCCCTCGGACCTGGTGGGCGCCATCGCGGGCGAGGCGGGTGTGGAGGGCAAGCGCATCGGCGCCATCCAGATTGGTGACACCTATTCGCTCGTCGAGGTGCCCGAGCCCCTCGCGGATCAGATCATCACCGCACTGCGTCAAGCCACGCTGCGCGGTCGCAAGGCGCAGGTGCGCCGCGATCGAAGCTGA